One Fundidesulfovibrio putealis DSM 16056 DNA segment encodes these proteins:
- a CDS encoding lipocalin-like domain-containing protein yields MRRTHIALLAALCLLLASQAFGQEFIPVTGPCDFEFPRDHGPHPGHKTEWWYYTGALKGPSGERYGFQFTLFRSRIKPGEPEHATGWRTNQIFLGHAAITDVPGRRHRQHEAVSRAALDLAGWAQDGSETRIFLRDWNLSIAPDAHRLTARGPDFSYDLTLTPRKGPIAHGERGYSQKGVKPESASCYYSIPRMEVAGTIQLDGKAIPVTGEAWMDQEYSSAPLEAGISGWDWFSLRLSDGSDLMVFFLRAEKGGFGPATGGTLIAPDGRTTRISASQLTLASTGSWTSPRSKARYPAGWKLTAPGIALTISPEVPDQEMNTPLSTGVNYWEGLVRATGTAGGKPVTGEGYVELTGYDKAFTARY; encoded by the coding sequence ATGAGACGAACGCATATCGCTTTGCTTGCCGCGCTGTGCCTGCTTCTGGCCTCGCAGGCTTTCGGGCAGGAGTTTATACCCGTGACCGGGCCGTGCGACTTCGAGTTCCCACGCGACCACGGGCCGCACCCCGGCCACAAGACCGAGTGGTGGTACTACACAGGGGCGCTCAAGGGGCCGTCCGGCGAGCGCTACGGGTTCCAGTTCACCCTCTTCAGGAGCCGCATCAAGCCCGGCGAGCCTGAACATGCCACGGGGTGGCGCACCAACCAGATTTTCTTGGGCCACGCGGCCATCACCGACGTGCCCGGCCGCAGGCACCGCCAGCACGAGGCGGTGTCCCGCGCGGCGCTGGATCTGGCCGGATGGGCGCAGGACGGCTCGGAAACGCGCATCTTCCTGCGCGACTGGAACCTGTCCATCGCACCGGACGCGCATCGCCTCACGGCCAGGGGGCCTGACTTCTCCTACGATCTGACGCTTACTCCCCGGAAAGGCCCCATCGCCCATGGGGAGAGGGGCTACAGCCAGAAGGGCGTCAAACCCGAGAGCGCCAGCTGCTACTATTCCATCCCGCGCATGGAGGTTGCCGGGACCATCCAACTGGACGGCAAGGCGATCCCGGTCACCGGGGAGGCCTGGATGGACCAGGAGTATTCGTCCGCGCCGCTGGAGGCGGGGATATCGGGCTGGGACTGGTTCAGCCTGCGCCTGTCGGACGGCTCCGACCTGATGGTGTTTTTCCTGCGCGCGGAGAAGGGCGGCTTCGGCCCGGCCACGGGGGGGACGCTGATCGCGCCGGACGGCAGGACCACGCGCATCAGCGCGTCGCAGCTTACGCTCGCTTCCACCGGGAGCTGGACCAGCCCGCGCTCCAAGGCCCGGTATCCGGCGGGCTGGAAGCTGACCGCGCCGGGCATCGCGCTTACGATCTCACCGGAAGTCCCCGACCAGGAGATGAACACGCCGCTTTCCACGGGGGTGAACTACTGGGAGGGGCTGGTGCGGGCCACCGGCACTGCTGGCGGCAAACCGGTGACCGGCGAGGGGTACGTGGAGCTGACCGGGTACGACAAAGCGTTCACGGCGAGGTATTGA
- a CDS encoding potassium transporter Kup, with product MRPCSLPEDSSSHSPHGGSCTKAQTASLALAALGIVYGDIGTSPLYTIKECFHGMHAVPVTQANVLGVLSMVFWSLMIVVSLKYVVFILRADNKGEGGIFALLAMLRSGPASKGRYWPYMLLMAAFGAALLYGDGVITPAISVLSAIEGLEVATAAAKDYVAPLTCVVLVGLFMFQKHGTAAIGRIFGPVMILWFCVIGGLGLAEIIAEPMILSALNPAWAVQFFSINNLHGIVVLGSVVLCITGGEALYADMGHFGRLPIRLSWYCIVLPGLLLNYFGQGALLLDHPDMAFNPFYALVPKLMLYPMVVLSTAATIIASQAMISGVYSLTQQAIQLGFTPRMHIVHTSSQAIGQIYLPTVNWMLMIACIGLVLVFQESSRLAAAYGIAVTATMAITSILYFEVLRLNWKWPLWKALPLLVLFLFFDGCFLGANLLKIVDGGWFTLSLALAILMVMVTWRDGRAILARHYGHMRMPVDIFLRDIAEYKPQRTSGTAVFMSISPEGVPHTLLHHFKHNEAMHERVVLLSILATESPQVAPEDRVTIEDLGQGFHRVIARYGYMESPRVPEILELATEKGLPLDVYSTSFFLGRETLLTTGDAPMAQWRKTIFAFMSRNSWNATSFFNIPPGRVVELGNQVEL from the coding sequence ATGCGTCCCTGCTCCCTGCCCGAGGACTCTTCTTCCCATTCGCCCCACGGCGGCTCCTGCACCAAGGCCCAGACCGCGTCGCTGGCCCTGGCCGCACTGGGCATCGTCTACGGCGACATCGGCACAAGCCCGCTCTACACCATCAAGGAATGCTTCCACGGCATGCACGCCGTGCCCGTCACCCAGGCCAACGTGCTGGGGGTGCTGTCCATGGTGTTCTGGTCGCTCATGATCGTGGTGAGCCTCAAATACGTGGTGTTCATCCTGCGCGCCGACAACAAGGGCGAGGGCGGCATCTTCGCCCTGCTGGCCATGCTGCGCTCCGGCCCGGCCAGCAAGGGCCGCTACTGGCCGTACATGCTCCTCATGGCCGCGTTCGGCGCGGCGCTCCTCTACGGCGACGGAGTGATAACCCCGGCCATCTCCGTACTGTCCGCCATCGAGGGCCTGGAAGTGGCCACCGCCGCCGCCAAGGACTACGTGGCCCCCCTGACCTGCGTGGTGCTGGTGGGCCTGTTCATGTTCCAGAAGCACGGCACCGCAGCCATCGGCAGGATCTTCGGGCCTGTGATGATCCTGTGGTTCTGCGTCATCGGCGGGCTCGGCCTTGCCGAGATCATCGCCGAGCCCATGATCCTCTCGGCGCTCAACCCCGCCTGGGCCGTACAGTTCTTCTCCATCAACAACCTGCACGGCATCGTGGTTCTCGGCTCCGTGGTGCTGTGCATCACCGGCGGCGAGGCCCTCTACGCCGACATGGGCCACTTCGGACGCCTGCCCATCCGCCTGTCCTGGTATTGCATCGTGCTGCCGGGGCTGCTGCTCAACTATTTCGGCCAGGGCGCGCTGCTCCTGGATCATCCGGACATGGCCTTCAACCCCTTCTACGCCCTGGTGCCCAAGCTCATGCTCTATCCCATGGTGGTGCTGTCCACGGCGGCCACCATCATCGCCTCCCAGGCCATGATCTCGGGCGTCTACTCCCTGACCCAGCAGGCCATCCAGCTCGGCTTCACGCCGCGCATGCACATCGTGCACACCTCCAGCCAGGCCATCGGCCAGATCTACCTGCCCACAGTCAACTGGATGCTCATGATCGCCTGCATCGGGCTGGTGCTGGTCTTCCAGGAGTCCAGCCGCCTGGCCGCCGCCTACGGCATCGCCGTCACCGCCACCATGGCCATCACCTCCATCCTCTATTTCGAGGTGCTGCGCCTCAACTGGAAGTGGCCCCTGTGGAAGGCCCTGCCACTCCTGGTGCTGTTTCTCTTTTTCGACGGCTGCTTCCTGGGCGCGAACCTGCTGAAAATCGTGGACGGCGGCTGGTTCACCCTGAGCCTGGCCCTGGCCATCCTGATGGTGATGGTCACCTGGCGCGACGGGCGCGCCATCCTGGCCCGCCACTACGGACACATGCGCATGCCCGTGGACATCTTCCTGCGAGACATCGCCGAGTACAAGCCGCAGCGCACCTCCGGCACCGCCGTGTTCATGTCCATCTCGCCCGAGGGCGTGCCGCACACGCTGCTGCACCACTTCAAGCACAACGAGGCCATGCACGAGCGCGTGGTGCTTCTGTCCATCCTGGCCACCGAGTCGCCCCAGGTCGCGCCCGAAGACCGGGTCACCATTGAGGACCTGGGTCAGGGGTTCCACAGGGTGATCGCCCGCTACGGTTACATGGAGTCGCCCCGCGTGCCCGAGATCCTGGAACTGGCCACCGAGAAGGGGCTCCCCCTGGACGTGTACTCCACCTCCTTCTTCCTGGGGCGCGAGACGCTCCTGACTACCGGAGACGCCCCCATGGCCCAGTGGCGCAAGACGATCTTCGCGTTCATGTCGCGCAACTCCTGGAACGCCACGTCGTTCTTCAACATCCCGCCTGGGCGAGTTGTTGAGCTTGGGAACCAGGTGGAGTTGTAA
- a CDS encoding cobyrinate a,c-diamide synthase, protein MTKSLLISGTHSGCGKTSLTLGLLAALTRRGLSCAPFKTGPDFIDPGLHALACGRTSHNLDSWMLSEAANREIFARYAFGADLAVAEGAMGLFDGASGTNERGSAAHMAKMLGVPVLLVIDASGMARSAAAVAQGFARFDPQLSLAGVVFNRVGGPGHREILSEAMMQAGIRVLGYLPKAPELALPSRHLGLVTAQDLGQDLGQDLDAGRSLPAWLTRLADWVEAGTLLDALLEALPDTPLDLSPQEQAEPRADRTQPVRLGVARDRAFCFAYAENLRLLEAAGAGIVPFSPLADSRLPENLHGLYLPGGYPELHAQALSQNASMLAAIRAFALSGRPVYAECGGFMALMQAIVDAEGRSWPMAGVFPCAARMQTRFSALGYREARFTADTPLGPQGTAARGHEFHYSSLENAPDAPAVYSLAGRKGPLDTPEGFLAGNTLGSYVHLHFASNPALAGNFVASMRRAEDA, encoded by the coding sequence ATGACAAAAAGCCTGCTCATATCCGGCACGCACTCCGGGTGCGGCAAGACCTCGCTGACGCTGGGGCTTCTGGCCGCGCTCACCCGGCGGGGCCTTTCCTGCGCGCCCTTCAAGACAGGACCGGACTTCATCGACCCCGGGCTGCACGCCCTGGCCTGCGGGCGCACAAGCCACAACCTGGACTCCTGGATGCTCTCCGAGGCGGCCAACCGGGAAATCTTCGCCCGGTACGCGTTCGGCGCGGACTTGGCCGTGGCCGAAGGGGCCATGGGCCTGTTCGACGGAGCATCAGGCACAAACGAGCGCGGTAGCGCGGCCCACATGGCCAAGATGCTTGGCGTCCCGGTCCTTCTGGTGATCGACGCCTCGGGCATGGCCCGCAGCGCAGCCGCCGTGGCCCAGGGCTTCGCGCGCTTCGACCCGCAGCTGTCCCTGGCCGGGGTGGTCTTCAACCGCGTGGGCGGGCCGGGGCATCGCGAGATCCTGTCCGAGGCCATGATGCAGGCGGGCATCCGGGTGCTGGGCTATCTGCCCAAGGCCCCGGAACTGGCGCTGCCCTCGCGCCATCTGGGCCTCGTTACCGCCCAGGATCTGGGCCAGGACCTGGGCCAGGACCTGGACGCTGGCCGAAGCCTGCCCGCATGGCTTACCCGGCTGGCCGACTGGGTGGAGGCCGGGACGTTGCTGGACGCGCTCCTGGAAGCGCTGCCGGATACTCCGTTGGATTTGTCTCCGCAGGAGCAGGCGGAGCCGAGGGCCGACAGGACGCAACCCGTGCGCCTGGGCGTGGCCCGAGACCGGGCCTTCTGTTTCGCCTACGCCGAGAACCTGCGCCTGCTGGAAGCCGCAGGAGCCGGGATCGTCCCCTTCTCGCCCCTGGCCGACTCCCGCCTGCCCGAAAATCTCCACGGGCTGTATCTGCCCGGCGGCTATCCCGAGCTGCACGCCCAGGCCCTCTCGCAGAACGCCTCCATGCTGGCGGCCATCCGCGCCTTCGCCCTGTCCGGCAGGCCGGTTTACGCCGAGTGCGGCGGGTTCATGGCACTCATGCAGGCCATCGTGGACGCCGAGGGCCGCTCCTGGCCCATGGCCGGGGTGTTCCCCTGCGCGGCCCGCATGCAGACGCGCTTTTCGGCGCTGGGCTACCGTGAGGCCCGCTTCACCGCAGACACGCCGCTCGGGCCGCAGGGCACGGCGGCGCGCGGCCATGAGTTCCACTATTCAAGCCTGGAGAACGCCCCAGACGCGCCAGCCGTCTACTCCCTGGCCGGGCGCAAAGGCCCGCTGGATACGCCCGAGGGCTTTCTCGCCGGGAACACGCTCGGCAGCTATGTGCATCTGCATTTCGCCTCCAACCCCGCTCTGGCCGGGAACTTCGTGGCGTCCATGCGCCGCGCGGAGGATGCATGA
- the wrbA gene encoding NAD(P)H:quinone oxidoreductase: protein MNVLIVYYSMYGHIQTMAKAVAEGVSQVAGATPIMRRVPETLPAEVLEKMGATAAQAAQSAVPVCTVDELAEADAIIFGTPTRFGNMCGQMRQFLDATGGLWMKGALVGKVGSVFASSATQHGGQESTILTFHVTLLHQGMVIVGLPYAYQGQMGVEEIKGCSPYGASTIAGGDGSRMPTEIELAGARWQGRHVAEIATKLTR from the coding sequence ATGAACGTGCTCATCGTGTACTATTCCATGTATGGACATATCCAGACCATGGCCAAGGCCGTGGCCGAAGGCGTCTCCCAGGTGGCAGGCGCGACGCCGATTATGCGCCGCGTGCCCGAGACGCTGCCCGCCGAGGTGTTGGAGAAAATGGGCGCCACGGCGGCCCAGGCGGCGCAGAGCGCGGTGCCGGTTTGCACCGTGGACGAGTTGGCCGAGGCCGACGCCATCATTTTCGGCACGCCCACGCGGTTCGGCAACATGTGCGGCCAGATGCGCCAGTTCCTGGACGCAACCGGCGGCCTGTGGATGAAAGGGGCGCTGGTGGGCAAGGTGGGCTCGGTGTTCGCAAGCTCCGCCACGCAGCACGGCGGACAGGAATCCACCATCCTGACGTTCCACGTGACGCTCCTGCACCAGGGAATGGTGATCGTTGGCCTGCCCTACGCTTACCAGGGCCAGATGGGCGTGGAGGAGATCAAGGGGTGCTCGCCGTACGGGGCCAGCACCATCGCGGGCGGCGACGGCTCGCGCATGCCCACCGAGATCGAACTTGCCGGGGCGCGCTGGCAGGGCAGGCACGTGGCGGAAATCGCCACGAAGCTCACCAGGTAG
- a CDS encoding helix-hairpin-helix domain-containing protein, whose amino-acid sequence MDKQTEKLLRTIPGVGPAMALDLWELGIRTMEDLARRDPQEMYDTLIAQRGKHQDRCVLYVFREAVYFAATPPARRDPDKLKWWNWKDR is encoded by the coding sequence ATGGACAAGCAAACGGAAAAGCTCCTGCGCACCATTCCGGGCGTGGGACCGGCCATGGCCCTCGACCTCTGGGAACTCGGCATCCGCACCATGGAGGACCTCGCCCGCCGAGACCCACAGGAGATGTACGACACCCTGATCGCCCAGCGGGGCAAGCACCAGGACCGCTGCGTGCTCTACGTGTTCCGGGAGGCGGTCTACTTTGCCGCCACCCCGCCCGCCCGGCGAGACCCGGATAAGCTCAAATGGTGGAACTGGAAGGATCGCTGA
- a CDS encoding DUF4365 domain-containing protein, with product MNNRHITSHKRTFQHEMETKSREMFQRLIPSHWVVRNYDYPDYGIDLSIEVFDKIDSEYSTTSGEHFFVQLKSTNACEHTKLSLDADFSIDVVKFTIETKSLHTARKMGTAAPLLLVLVCFKSEQIYYLCLNDYISSCDVRIRQGQNTKTIYIPKLNTLTPDSAHMRLRLYSTRAKLFSLFSLLEYQRSKILYMLDAYDHLKLIPPDKAQIKCFINEILCRDIWGIDHPWQGISLIHDEFIQPLKEYLETGTMRDTRSNLSTILDLFGEVNLVRHIWEQMCNLHSVFHEIIRQRELPTDIEGIFTKNN from the coding sequence ATGAATAACAGGCATATCACATCGCACAAAAGAACGTTTCAACATGAGATGGAAACAAAATCTCGTGAGATGTTCCAGCGGCTTATTCCTTCTCACTGGGTTGTCAGGAACTATGACTACCCAGACTATGGGATTGATTTATCCATTGAGGTGTTTGACAAAATAGATTCTGAATACTCAACAACATCTGGAGAACATTTTTTTGTACAATTAAAGTCCACAAACGCATGCGAACACACCAAACTATCGCTCGATGCAGACTTTTCTATTGATGTTGTGAAATTCACCATTGAGACCAAATCACTGCACACCGCCCGAAAGATGGGCACGGCTGCCCCACTACTCTTAGTCTTAGTATGTTTTAAAAGTGAGCAAATTTATTATTTGTGTTTGAATGACTACATCTCCTCATGCGACGTACGCATTCGACAAGGCCAGAATACTAAAACAATATACATACCCAAGTTAAACACCTTGACACCAGACAGCGCCCATATGCGGCTGCGCCTCTATTCAACTAGGGCAAAGCTGTTCTCACTCTTCTCATTACTTGAGTACCAGCGATCCAAAATACTGTACATGCTAGATGCATACGACCATCTTAAACTCATCCCGCCGGACAAGGCACAAATCAAATGTTTTATAAATGAGATTCTCTGTAGAGATATTTGGGGAATTGATCACCCATGGCAAGGCATTTCCTTGATTCATGATGAGTTCATTCAACCATTAAAAGAATATCTTGAGACTGGAACGATGAGGGACACCCGATCCAATTTATCAACCATATTAGATCTCTTCGGAGAAGTAAATCTTGTCAGACACATTTGGGAACAAATGTGTAACTTACACAGCGTGTTCCATGAGATAATACGTCAAAGGGAACTCCCAACTGACATCGAAGGAATATTCACGAAAAACAACTAA
- a CDS encoding ABC transporter permease codes for MRPLLNFARIACWFVLRQWRQKLWRSLAVIVGVGLGASVFLSVRLAVNASVEAFSQGMDAFTGTASLSVAAPGFRVDDSLVGRLLRLPGVTQASPVISAYVKDDAGNPVRLIGVDPLLDRAFRGFSIAGSSGEADQGVNWMDLMAVPGTVLLGKPLAQRLGVEPGGRFTLHSGGREASFTVLAVLAPEGLAGVEAGNLAVADISTAQEFLGLAGKVDRIDVKLAPGVSADAVGEILPPGVHAAPPGEARESGLAMIEAYQLNLTVLSFVSLFVGMFLVYSLVSLDAASRRKELAVLRSLGAGPGAVSALFLFQGGMLGALGWLAGMPVAAVFTGWMLQGVSSTVNNLFVRVAVQGASLDPREIGLSLGVTVAVSLLASIGPAVRAMRVSPREAMSIHRQEESQSASAGRVWAALGLVLAVGAWPVSMLPSPTGFPLPGYLAIFLLFTGLALLSPFALRLTIALAAPLARLGGVPAELASAQAGRGGNRAAVSVGALATAMALFLALSTMIHSFRASFVTWLDQTVTGDLFVRPAYAELNGYRDNLPPELSAWLAARGDVEVVPYLRRYLTLGKTAYQFEATDMPGLLKFSRFAVLERLPDAEALLLSGQGVAIAEALANQAGLKAGDRFHVQVGAARVDAVVAMVVRSYRTRGGEAYFDLAAFQSLGGDPGAGGLRVYFKDRSGDLTARAEALRAQMLAEPWGPGVEGVPGTGLHTLVTGIFDETFAITGVLLVIALGVAALGVCVTLTVRVLERMRQINTLLAVGASRGQITAMVLWEAVYLGLAGEIVGVIGGLALSVIIIYVINRQSFGWTFVYLLDWRALALSLPLILAAVLAAGPPACRAALSRTPALILRER; via the coding sequence GTGCGGCCTCTCCTGAATTTCGCACGCATCGCCTGCTGGTTCGTGTTGCGCCAGTGGCGGCAGAAGCTCTGGCGTTCCCTGGCGGTGATCGTGGGCGTGGGTCTTGGCGCCTCGGTCTTTCTGAGCGTTCGCCTCGCGGTGAACGCCTCGGTGGAGGCCTTCAGTCAGGGCATGGACGCCTTTACCGGCACGGCCTCGCTCTCCGTTGCCGCGCCCGGCTTCCGTGTGGATGACTCGTTGGTGGGGCGGCTTCTGCGCCTTCCGGGTGTCACCCAGGCCTCGCCGGTTATTTCGGCCTACGTGAAGGACGATGCGGGCAATCCGGTGCGCCTGATCGGGGTGGACCCCCTGCTGGACCGCGCCTTCCGGGGATTCTCCATCGCAGGAAGCTCCGGCGAGGCGGACCAGGGCGTCAACTGGATGGACCTCATGGCCGTTCCCGGAACCGTGCTCCTGGGCAAACCCCTGGCCCAGCGCCTGGGCGTGGAGCCGGGCGGGCGCTTCACCCTGCACTCCGGCGGTCGCGAGGCCTCTTTCACGGTGCTGGCGGTGCTCGCTCCGGAAGGTCTGGCCGGGGTGGAGGCGGGCAATCTGGCGGTGGCGGACATCTCCACCGCCCAGGAGTTTTTGGGGCTGGCCGGAAAGGTGGACCGCATCGACGTGAAGCTCGCGCCGGGCGTGTCAGCCGACGCCGTGGGGGAAATATTGCCTCCGGGCGTCCACGCCGCGCCGCCCGGCGAGGCCCGCGAATCCGGTCTGGCCATGATTGAGGCCTATCAGCTGAACCTCACGGTGCTTTCATTCGTGTCGCTCTTCGTGGGCATGTTCCTGGTGTACAGCCTGGTGTCCCTGGACGCGGCCTCGCGCCGCAAGGAGCTGGCCGTGCTGCGCTCCCTGGGGGCAGGGCCGGGCGCGGTGTCCGCCCTGTTCCTGTTTCAAGGAGGCATGCTCGGGGCGCTGGGCTGGCTGGCAGGCATGCCCGTGGCGGCGGTGTTCACGGGCTGGATGCTCCAGGGCGTCAGTTCCACGGTGAACAACCTGTTCGTGCGCGTGGCTGTGCAGGGGGCGAGCCTTGATCCCCGGGAGATCGGCCTGTCGCTCGGCGTCACTGTGGCCGTGTCGCTTCTGGCCTCCATCGGGCCTGCGGTGCGGGCCATGCGCGTCTCCCCGCGAGAAGCCATGTCCATCCACCGTCAGGAGGAGAGCCAGAGCGCATCCGCCGGACGGGTCTGGGCCGCTCTGGGGCTCGTGCTGGCCGTGGGCGCGTGGCCCGTCAGCATGCTGCCGTCGCCAACGGGGTTTCCGCTGCCCGGCTATCTGGCCATCTTTCTGCTGTTCACGGGGCTGGCCCTGCTCTCGCCCTTCGCGCTTCGCCTGACCATCGCCCTGGCCGCCCCCCTGGCCCGGTTGGGCGGGGTCCCGGCGGAGCTGGCTTCGGCGCAGGCCGGGCGGGGCGGCAACCGGGCCGCCGTGTCCGTAGGGGCGCTGGCCACGGCTATGGCCCTGTTCCTGGCGCTCTCCACCATGATCCACAGCTTCCGGGCCAGCTTCGTCACCTGGCTGGACCAGACCGTCACCGGGGACCTGTTCGTGCGCCCGGCCTACGCCGAGCTGAACGGCTACCGCGACAACCTGCCCCCGGAGCTCTCCGCATGGCTGGCCGCGCGCGGCGACGTGGAGGTGGTGCCCTATCTGCGGCGCTATCTCACTCTGGGAAAGACGGCGTACCAGTTCGAGGCTACGGACATGCCCGGCCTCCTCAAGTTTTCACGCTTTGCCGTGCTGGAGCGCCTGCCCGACGCCGAAGCCCTGCTGCTCTCCGGGCAGGGCGTGGCCATAGCCGAGGCCCTGGCCAACCAGGCCGGGCTGAAAGCCGGCGACCGCTTCCATGTGCAGGTGGGCGCGGCCAGGGTGGACGCCGTGGTGGCCATGGTGGTGCGCAGCTACCGCACACGCGGCGGCGAGGCCTATTTTGATCTCGCCGCGTTCCAGTCCCTGGGCGGCGACCCAGGCGCAGGAGGGCTTCGCGTATACTTCAAGGACCGCAGCGGCGACCTGACCGCCAGGGCCGAGGCCCTGCGCGCGCAGATGCTGGCCGAGCCCTGGGGGCCGGGCGTGGAGGGAGTCCCTGGAACGGGGCTGCACACGCTGGTGACGGGCATCTTCGACGAGACCTTCGCCATCACCGGGGTGCTCCTGGTGATCGCGCTGGGCGTGGCGGCGCTCGGAGTGTGCGTCACGCTGACGGTGCGTGTGCTGGAGCGCATGCGCCAGATCAACACGCTCCTGGCCGTGGGGGCAAGCCGGGGCCAGATAACGGCCATGGTGCTCTGGGAGGCGGTGTACCTGGGGCTGGCCGGGGAGATCGTAGGCGTCATCGGCGGGCTGGCCCTGTCGGTCATCATCATCTACGTGATCAACCGCCAGTCCTTCGGCTGGACGTTCGTGTACCTGCTGGACTGGCGCGCCCTGGCCCTCTCGCTGCCGCTTATCCTGGCGGCGGTGCTGGCTGCGGGGCCGCCTGCCTGCCGGGCCGCGCTGTCGCGTACGCCCGCGCTGATCCTGAGGGAACGATGA
- a CDS encoding glycosyltransferase family 4 protein, which yields MRIFIPAMGRVNTKNRDGSEVRFSEIARRWLAWGQRLVVMLPRRQIGVFESQNVLGMDYQVFPEPFTSEADSLGNVLKTYLWRLFRCLFVSYPKQLDAIYAPSDFLVDLVPALLAKLRNPAAKLTVCVFLIAPNPFRGYENVFRPRWRVPTIRGLLYWSTQMLAVGLTRLFKGRMLVLNSLDRDTLLARGVDPAAVAVVTMGVDMTEFDSVQVTPDTPRYDGIFLGRLHPQKGLLDLVKIWRKVCDAKPGARLAIIGGGSDSWFARLKSDIDAAGLAANVDLLGFRQGAEKVRLLKNAGCFCMPSHYESFGQVAVEAMACGLPVVAYELAIYDEIFPGGMVRRPQGDVAGFAAAVVDLMDNHERRAALVAEAAQVACRFDWEQIARDELEMVGK from the coding sequence ATGCGCATCTTCATCCCGGCCATGGGCCGCGTGAACACCAAAAACCGCGACGGCAGCGAAGTCCGCTTCTCGGAGATCGCCCGCCGCTGGCTCGCCTGGGGCCAGCGCCTCGTGGTCATGCTCCCCAGACGCCAGATCGGCGTCTTCGAGTCCCAGAACGTCCTGGGCATGGACTATCAGGTGTTCCCCGAGCCCTTCACCAGCGAGGCCGACAGCCTGGGCAACGTGCTGAAAACGTATCTGTGGCGGCTTTTCCGCTGCCTGTTCGTAAGCTATCCCAAACAGCTTGACGCCATTTACGCCCCGTCCGACTTCCTGGTGGACCTCGTCCCGGCGCTTCTGGCCAAGCTGAGAAACCCAGCGGCCAAGCTCACCGTGTGCGTGTTCCTCATCGCGCCCAACCCCTTTCGCGGCTACGAGAACGTGTTCCGCCCGCGCTGGCGCGTCCCCACCATCCGGGGCCTGCTCTACTGGTCCACCCAGATGCTGGCAGTCGGCCTCACGCGCCTGTTCAAGGGCCGCATGCTGGTGCTGAACTCCCTGGACCGCGACACGCTCCTCGCGCGCGGCGTGGACCCCGCCGCCGTCGCCGTGGTCACCATGGGCGTGGACATGACCGAGTTCGATTCCGTGCAGGTCACCCCCGACACCCCCCGCTACGACGGAATCTTCCTGGGACGCCTGCACCCCCAGAAGGGTCTCCTCGATCTGGTGAAGATCTGGCGCAAAGTCTGCGACGCCAAGCCCGGCGCGCGGCTGGCCATCATCGGCGGAGGCAGCGACTCCTGGTTCGCGCGCCTGAAATCAGACATCGACGCAGCCGGACTCGCCGCCAACGTGGACCTCTTGGGGTTCAGGCAGGGGGCTGAGAAGGTCCGTCTGCTCAAGAACGCCGGATGTTTCTGCATGCCCAGCCACTACGAGAGCTTCGGGCAGGTGGCCGTGGAAGCCATGGCCTGCGGACTGCCTGTGGTGGCCTACGAGCTGGCGATTTATGACGAAATCTTCCCCGGCGGCATGGTGCGCCGCCCCCAGGGCGACGTGGCCGGATTCGCCGCCGCAGTGGTCGACCTGATGGATAATCACGAACGCCGCGCCGCGCTGGTGGCCGAGGCCGCCCAGGTGGCCTGCCGCTTCGACTGGGAACAGATCGCCCGCGATGAGCTGGAAATGGTGGGGAAATAG